One segment of Setaria viridis chromosome 4, Setaria_viridis_v4.0, whole genome shotgun sequence DNA contains the following:
- the LOC117852703 gene encoding uncharacterized protein produces MEDQSPDHISVGSAPKKSSTSSRGRHRNFSSSTCKDFLRKFVDNELLTSSLEDWFSGHNEDCGFRKPAFDVPFDLTELQNFDYALEGVTFQQLVRMPNALYASTSDVFEATAYLALEDFLHAGIKGLWETFWGPDEAMPFSVACIHSTSSKFYPAEKAISSGKLDGVCATAVLLKNLKHSQGRWDHIVVLALLRPDIGMVSAQGDQEPSPAVLGEALFFALRVLLSRSLSRSSTVLRNSDCVYLLLVDSQFGGVVKVEGDLNKLDFDLNNVYDCAAEWIKKHARVSVSSIDRVWNKLGNANWGDIGTLQVLIAIFHSMIQFYGDPKYSLNELATEHSSRLQSRRSERHLVDRQANGNGLSRYQQRSHSPEIVEVQEETAVDVKPQEILKLEIGSVVLMDDAYSQKGFQINDILTDSDPPIYSSTPVEEPTKTYLLYVGSSPSHLEPAWEDMNSWYQVQRQTKVLTLMKQRGISSRYIPQMVSSGRAIHPGPCNKPNSSGSCGHPWCSTPILVTSPVGETISNLIRNGLFGVEEALRCCHDCLSALAASASAGIRHGDIRPENVIRVSNGSRHPYFVLIGWGHAILEDRDRPVMNLFFSSTFALQEGKLCAASDAESLIYLLYFSCGGVCPELDSVESALQWRETSWSRRVIQQKLGDVSALLKAFADYVDSLCGTPYPMDYEIWLKRLRRTINEDHGKEVDTSSS; encoded by the exons ATGGAAG ACCAATCACCTGACCATATATCAGTTGGTTCAGCACCAAAAAAATCTAGTACTTCATCACGAGGTCGACACCGTAATTTCTCATCATCGACATGCAAAGATTTTCTCCGGAAGTTTGTGGACAATGAACTTTTAACTTCAAGCCTAGAGGATTGGTTCTCTGGTCACAATGAAGATTGTGGTTTCAGGAAGCCAGCATTTGATGTTCCTTTCGACCTTACTGAATTACAGAATTTTGATTATGCTCTGGAGGGTGTTACTTTTCAGCAACTAGTACGGATGCCAAATGCTCTTTATGCATCAACATCAGATGTTTTTGAAGCTACTGCATATCTTGCTTTGGAGGATTTCCTTCATGCAGGCATTAAAGGACTCTGGGAGACTTTCTGGGGTCCTGATGAAGCGATGCCTTTCTCAGTTGCCTGTATACATAGCACAAGCTCCAAATTTTATCCTGCTGAGAAGGCTATTAGCAGTGGAAAACTCGATGGTGTTTGTGCAACGGCTGTACTGCTGAAGAATTTGAAGCATTCACAAGGAAGATGGGATCATATTGTTGTGTTGGCTTTGTTGAGACCTGATATTGGAATGGTTTCCGCGCAGGGTGACCAGGAGCCATCTCCTGCTGTCTTGGGGGAGGCACTGTTCTTTGCTTTGCGTGTTCTACTATCTCGAAGCCTTAGCAGATCTTCCACCGTTCTTCGCAATTCAGATTGTGTTTACTTGCTTCTTGTGGATTCACAGTTTGGAGGAGTGGTAAAGGTCGAAGGTGATCTGAACAAGCTGGATTTTGATCTGAACAATGTTTATGACTGTGCTGCTGAGTGGATAAAGAAACATGCCAGAGTTTCAGTTTCATCCATAGATCGAGTATGGAACAAACTTGGGAATGCTAACTGGGGAGACATTGGGACTCTTCAAGTTCTTATTGCAATATTCCACTCAATGATCCAATTTTATGGAGACCCTAAGTATTCTCTTAATGAACTAGCAACGGAACATAGTTCACGGCTACAAAGTCGAAGATCGGAAAGACATCTGGTTGACAGACAAGCTAATGGTAATGGTTTATCTCGATACCAGCAGCGAAGTCATTCTCCTGAAATTGTCGAAGTACAGGAGGAAACAGCTGTTGATGTGAAACCACAGGAAATCTTGAAGCTTGAAATTGGATCTGTTGTATTGATGGATGATGCTTACAGCCAGAAAGGTTTCCAGATCAATGACATTCTAACAGACAGTGATCCTCCTATTTATAGTTCTACTCCTGTGGAAGAGCCTACCAAAACCTATTTGTTGTATGTAGGCTCCAGCCCTTCTCATCTGGAGCCTGCGTGGGAGGATATGAATTCCTGGTACCAAGTACAAAGGCAGACCAAAGTACTGACTTTGATGAAGCAAAGAGGCATTTCTAGCAGATATATACCACAGATGGTATCTTCTGGGCGTGCCATCCATCCAGGTCCATGTAACAAGCCAAACTCAAGTGGAAGTTGTGGTCATCCATGGTGCAGTACTCCAATCCTTGTCACCTCACCAGTTGGTGAGACCATTTCAAATCTGATACGGAATGGATTGTTCGGTGTTGAGGAGGCTCTGAGATGTTGCCATGATTGTTTATCTGCTCTTGCTGCATCAGCATCTGCAGGAATCCGTCATGGTGATATCCGGCCAGAGAATGTGATTCGTGTGAGTAATGGTTCAAGGCATCCATATTTTGTGCTTATTGGATGGGGTCATGCTATCCTAGAAGATAGGGATCGACCTGTGATGAATCTGTTCTTCTCATCTACATTTGCGCTCCAGGAAGGCAAGCTATGTGCAGCATCTGATGCTGAAAGTTTAATTTATCTTCTATATTTCTCTTGTGGTGGAGTTTGCCCAGAGCTTGACTCAGTTGAAAGTGCACTTCAATGGAGGGAGACGTCATGGTCTAGAAGAGTTATACAGCAGAAGTTGGGTGACGTCTCAGCACTGTTAAAAGCCTTTGCGGATTATGTTGACAGCCTTTGTGGGACCCCATACCCAATGGACTATGAGATATGGTTGAAAAGATTGCGAAGAACAATAAATGAAGATCATGGGAAGGAGGTCGATACATCATCAAGTTAA